The sequence below is a genomic window from Natronorubrum halophilum.
GTTCGACGTCGCCGTCCGAAGCGACGGACAGATACGGATTCGAGATCCCTCCGACACGCCGAACCCGGACGCCGAGTAGCGAGTCAGCCCGGCGTCACTCGTGCTCGTCGAGAAACGCCAGCAGTTCCTCGTTTACGCGCTCTGCGTCCTCGATGAAAAAGCAGTGGGAGCCGCCCTCGAAGCGCTCGAGTCGGGCGTTCGGAATCGCTTCCTTGAGCAGCGTGCCGTTGGTGGCCGGGACGACCCGGTCGTCGGTCCCGTGAAGGATCAACGTCGGGACTCGGAGCCCATCGAGGCGATCGCTGACGTCGAAGTTCAGGGCGGCAGCGGCCTGGGCCTCGCGCGCCGGATCGAGGGCGTCTTGCTCGAGTCGCCACTCGAGGATTCGATCCATCAGGTGCGGATTCCGGTTCGTAAAGCGTTCGTTGAACGCCGGCCGCATCCGGTGGCGGAGTTTCTCCCGTTCGCTCGCGCCCTTCGGAACGTCGAAGATGAACTCCCGGGTCTCCTCGGGGATCGGCACGGCATCCGGGCCGCCGTGGCTCGTACAACAGAGCGTGAGCGTCTTCGCGCGGGTGTACTCGAGCGCGTAGCGCTGGGCGATCATCCCGCCCAGGCTCGCGCCGACGATGTGCGCCTCGCGGATGCCCGCGTCGTCGAGGACCGCCTCGAGGTCCGCCGCGAGCCCGCCGATCGAGTAGCCGGCGAATTTGAAGATCAGCGGCGCGCGAAGTTTGCGCGGCAAGCGCGGAATGAGCGGTGGCAGTCCGGTATCGGATTGGCCCGTCCCGCGGTTGTCCGGCGCGATAACGTCGAAGGTGTCGGCGACGGCCTCGCGTTGCCAGCGCCACATCCATCGACCGTAGCCCAGTCCCTGCACGAAGACGACCGGCGTTCCGTCGCCCTCGCTCTCGTCGTACTCGTAGTGTATCGACACGCCGTCTCGTAGCACCCGTGACATACTCGGTGTGATGTGTCGGACCGTCTTGAAATCGACCCTCGTCGGCCGACCCGCGACGGACTCGCTGCCGACGAGCTGATCCAGTACGAGGGTGCCGCCGGTCGGGAGCGAACGAACAACCAGCGGCTTTAACCCGGCGCGGTAATATCGAATTACCGATGCAGCGACTGCACGCTCGATACCCGTTTCTCGAGGCGGCCCGCGACGCCGTGGCGACGGAGGCCGTCGATCTGGCCACCGTCGTCGAGCAAGACCGGGCGGTCGTCGACCGCGCCCGCGAGCGCGTCGTGGCGGCGCTCGAGGACGGCGAGATCGGCGAACCGCGCCGCGAAGCCCGCATCGAGTTGCTCTCTTACCCCGTCGCGCGCGTGCTGGTCTCGATGGTCGACGAGCGGATCCTCGTGCGCAAGTACGCCCGCGCCGAGGCCGCGACCGCGTACGACCGA
It includes:
- a CDS encoding alpha/beta fold hydrolase is translated as MSRVLRDGVSIHYEYDESEGDGTPVVFVQGLGYGRWMWRWQREAVADTFDVIAPDNRGTGQSDTGLPPLIPRLPRKLRAPLIFKFAGYSIGGLAADLEAVLDDAGIREAHIVGASLGGMIAQRYALEYTRAKTLTLCCTSHGGPDAVPIPEETREFIFDVPKGASEREKLRHRMRPAFNERFTNRNPHLMDRILEWRLEQDALDPAREAQAAAALNFDVSDRLDGLRVPTLILHGTDDRVVPATNGTLLKEAIPNARLERFEGGSHCFFIEDAERVNEELLAFLDEHE